One Archangium violaceum genomic window, GTCCACGGAGCTGACGCGCGAGGAGGCGGAGTCGCTCGTCATGGACGGCTTCTTCCCCCGCTCGGGCCCACAGGAGCGGCCCCGGCGCGTGTCGCGCATGGCGCTCCAGGAGCTGGGACTGCCCTACGCGCAGGACGCGGCCATCACGCGACACCTGGCGGCCTTCCTCGCGCAGCACGCGGCGGCGGGCTTCGCGGCGCTGGGAGAGACGGCGCCCTCGGAAGGTGCCCTGCCCCGCCCCGACGCCATCCTGCTCAATGGTGGCGTCTTCAACTCGCCGCGGCTCGCCGAGCGGCTGGTGGAGGCGGTGAGCGCGTGGTGGCCAGGGGCTCCGCGCATCCGGCTGCTCAAGCACGAGTCGCTCGAGCTGGCGGTGGCGCGCGGCGCGGCCTACTACGGGCTGGTGCGGCGCGGGCACGGCCTGAAGATCGGAGGCGGCGCGGCGCGTGCGTACTACGTGGCCCTGCAGCGCCCGGCGGATAGCTCGGAGCAGCCGGTGCTGTGCCTCATCCCCCGAGGCTTCGAGGAGGGCAACCAGGTCGCCATCGGCGAGCGATCCTTCACGCTCACGCTGGAGCGGCCGGTGCAGTTCACGCTGTACTCCACCACGAGCGACCGCATCGACAAGCCGGGCGACGTGGTGACGCTGTCGGAGGAGCTGAAGCCGCTGCCTCCCATCCACACGGTGCTCAAGGGCGCCGCGGGGAAGACGGCGGAGGTGCCGGTGCACCTGCAGGCGGGGCTCACGGAGATCGGCACGCTGGAGCTCTTCGCCGTGTCGAACGTGGCGGACGAGCGCTGGCGCCTGGAGTTCGAGCTGCGCGGCACGGGCGGCGAGCGCGAGCTCACCGTCACCGAGTCCATGCCCGCGCGCTTCGCCGAGGCGAAGGACAACGTCGAGCGGGTGTACGGCAACAAGCCGCTGCCCATCGGCCCCAAGGACGTGAAGCAGCTGTCGCGCACGCTGGAGAAGGTGCTGGGCCCGCGCGAGACGTGGCGGGTGCCGGTGCTGCGCGAGCTGTGGAGCTCGCTCTTCGCGGGGGCCTCCAAGCGTCGCCGTACGGCGGACCACGAGCGCGTCTTCTACAGCCTGACGGGCTACACGCTGCGGCCGGGCTTCGGCTACCCGCTGGACCACTGGCGGGCGGAGCAGACGTTCTCCCTCTTCGAGCCACTGGTGCAGCACCACACCGAGAAGTCCGTGTGGATTGAATTCTGGGTGATGTGGCGGCGCATCGCCGGCGGGCTGAGCGAGGCGCAGCAGCGCAAGCTGTACGACTACCTGAAGCCCCACCTGTCGAGGAAGGTTCCGCTGGACGCACCTCAGCAGGGCAAGCTCAAGGGCATCCAGCCCGAGGGCCTGGACGAGATGGTGCGCACGGCGGCGTCGCTGGAGCACCTCGACCCGAGTGACAAGGCGGAGGTCGGCGGCTGGGTGGCGGCGCGGCTGAAGGCGGAGAACAAGAGCGGCGGCCCGTGGGCCTGGGCGCTGGGACGGCTGGGCGCGCGAGTGCCACTGTATGGCAGCAGCCACAAGGTGGTGGACGTGGAGGTCGCCGAGGCCTGGCTGTCGCTGCTGCTGGAGATGGATCTCAAACGCATCGACGGAGCCCCGTTCGCGGCCGCGCAGCTCGCGCGACTCACGGGGGACCGGATGCGGGACATCCGCCCCGAGCTCCGAGAGAAGACGGCTCAGGCCCTGCGCGCGGCGAAGGCCTCCGACACCTGGGTGCGGATGGTGACGGAAGTCGTGGCGCTCGAGGCGGCGGACGAAGCGCGGGCCCTCGGCGACACCCTGCCCGCGGGCCTGCGCCTGTAGCTGCTCGAAGGGTAGAGCGCTCCCTCGGGTCGGAGCACGAGGCTCCGCCCCTCGAAGGAGGCGTCTACTCGCGGACCCGCTCAGCCCTGCGAAGCGACGGAGATCGGCTCTTCCTCGACGGCGACGGCGGGAACCGGCACCACCTGGAGGTTGGCGACCGCGGCGGGAGCCTCGGCAATGGCCTCGGCCTCGACCTCGAGCGTCCCGGTGGCCTTGTCCTTCGGCTTGCGCGTCCCCGCGCCAGAGCGGCACGTGCGGCACCAGGGCTGATTGCGGATGGCCCCGTCCGCCATCTTGCGCAAACCGAACTGCGCCAGCGGCTTGAGCGAGCGGCACTTGAGGCACATCAGCGAAATGAGCACCTCGTGCCCGTCGGCATCGTAGACCGCCGACTTACGCCGCTTGCGCGGCTGCCCCGGCTCGCGCGTCGTCTTCGCCTCCTTCGAGGCCGGCGGCGGCATCATCGGGGTAACCTTGTAAAGCATGTGTGTCCCTCCCTGCCGGCGGGCCACGATCGGTGCCTCTGAAGGCTCCTCGGATCACGGCGCGCCCCCACTAGACTAAGGAGGAAAACGGTCGTTGAAAACTGATCCCAGGCCGATTTTTCGGCGTGAGCCGCGATCTGCCCGGATCTCGGCCACTTGCATGCGCTCCCGGTGGAGCCCCAACCGCGCGCGAGCCGATTTTCCGGCCCGCGCGCGAGTCCGGCCTCGTTGTCAAGGCCGCGCGGAGGTCGCGGCCTCGGGACCCTTGGAGGCGCACTTCGCCCCCTCCTCCACGAAGCGGATGCGACCTGTAGCAGGCGCGGAGATGGGCTTGCCGCGGCTCTTCCACCATGTCGCGACCGCGTCACGGAGGATCAGCTCGCGGCCGACTCCCAAATCAATGCGCTCGGGAGGCACCTGTGACAGCACCGTCCCCAGCCCGGCTGCACCGCGGGCGAGAAAATCCGGCATCACCACCCGGTACAGGCGCTTGGGCTCGAGCGGCTTGCCATTGGCCAGGGTGACGTCGCGCAGGCGCTCGGGGCCGGCGCACTTCGCGAGGGTCACCTTCAGACCCGACTGCTGGAAGACGCCCGAGCGCGAGCCATAGGCCACCGCCACCAGACGCCGCAGCTCCTCTCCAGAAACGGTGACGATGGCCACGGTGTTGTCGAAGGGCAACACCTCGTAGAGGTCCCCGTAGGTGAGCGCCCCGGCCTTCAGGTTGGCACGCAGGCCGCCGGAGTTGAGGAGGGAGACGTCCGCCTTCTCCATCTCGCGCAGCGCGTCCGTGAGCACATCGCCGAGCGCGCTCTCGGTCTCGTAGTTGCGCCCCAGGTTCGTGGTGACGGTGACACCCAGGGGCCGGCGCTGCTCCTCCTCCACGCGCGCCAGCGCGGGGGCCACGAGCGCCTCGACCTCCTTGTCCGGCACCACCGGCCCCCCCAGGAAGGTCGAGGGCACGAGCTGCACCGCGGCCCCCAGTTCCTTCAGCT contains:
- a CDS encoding Hsp70 family protein, with the protein product MHIVGIDLGTTHCAVASVDPSRGPTSPVEDFPVPQLVRQGEVSPRSLLPSCVYVPAGHELAAGSLRLPWGDGGPHVVGELARWQGARVPGRVVTSAKSWLCHPGVDRSAPILPWGAPADVAKLSPVEASALLLSHMARAWNHAHPDAPLSQQEVVITVPASFDEAARALTVSAARKAGLEKFTLLEEPQAAFYDYTARHRKDLATSLEGVRLVLVVDVGGGTTDFTLVHAGVSPEGPMLRRLAVGEHLMLGGDNMDAALARRVEEKLFPDGNRRLSATQWTQAIQAARTAKEALLGNNPPERYGVSLVAEGSRLLGGSLSTELTREEAESLVMDGFFPRSGPQERPRRVSRMALQELGLPYAQDAAITRHLAAFLAQHAAAGFAALGETAPSEGALPRPDAILLNGGVFNSPRLAERLVEAVSAWWPGAPRIRLLKHESLELAVARGAAYYGLVRRGHGLKIGGGAARAYYVALQRPADSSEQPVLCLIPRGFEEGNQVAIGERSFTLTLERPVQFTLYSTTSDRIDKPGDVVTLSEELKPLPPIHTVLKGAAGKTAEVPVHLQAGLTEIGTLELFAVSNVADERWRLEFELRGTGGERELTVTESMPARFAEAKDNVERVYGNKPLPIGPKDVKQLSRTLEKVLGPRETWRVPVLRELWSSLFAGASKRRRTADHERVFYSLTGYTLRPGFGYPLDHWRAEQTFSLFEPLVQHHTEKSVWIEFWVMWRRIAGGLSEAQQRKLYDYLKPHLSRKVPLDAPQQGKLKGIQPEGLDEMVRTAASLEHLDPSDKAEVGGWVAARLKAENKSGGPWAWALGRLGARVPLYGSSHKVVDVEVAEAWLSLLLEMDLKRIDGAPFAAAQLARLTGDRMRDIRPELREKTAQALRAAKASDTWVRMVTEVVALEAADEARALGDTLPAGLRL